One Leopardus geoffroyi isolate Oge1 chromosome C1, O.geoffroyi_Oge1_pat1.0, whole genome shotgun sequence DNA segment encodes these proteins:
- the TMEM222 gene encoding transmembrane protein 222, with protein sequence MAEAEGSSPLLLPPPPPPPGMAEVEVPTAAETDKKQFSGSGSSAMDVDRSRFPYCVVWTPIPVLTWFFPIIGHMGICTSTGVIRDFAGPYFVSEDNMAFGKPAKYWKLDPAQVYASGPNAWDTAVHDASEEYKHRMHSLCCDNCHSHVALALNLMRYNNSTNWNMVTLCFFCLLYGKYVSVGAFVKTWLPFVLLLGIILTVSLVFNLR encoded by the exons ATGGCGGAAGCGGAAGGGAGTTCGCCGCTCCTGTTGCCGCCGCCGCCACCCCCGCCCGGGATGGCGGAAGTGGAGGTGCCGACGGCAGCCGAGACGGACAAGAAGCAGTTCAGCGGCTCGGGCAGCAGCGCCATGGACGTGGACCGGAGCCGCTTCCCCTACTGCGTGGTGTGGACGCCCATCCCGGTGCTCAC GTGGTTTTTCCCCATCATCGGCCACATGGGCATCTGCACATCCACAGGAGTCATTCGGGACTTTGCAGGCCCCTACTTCGTCTCG GAAGACAACATGGCCTTTGGGAAGCCTGCCAA gtACTGGAAGTTGGACCCCGCACAGGTCTACGCTAGTGGGCCCAACGCATGGGACACCGCCGTGCACGACGCCTCTGAGGAGTACAAGCACCGCATG CACAGTCTCTGCTGTGACAACTGCCACTCACATGTGGCGTTGGCCTTGAACCTGATGCGCTATAACAACAGCACCAACTGGAATATGGTGACGCTCTGCTTCTTCTGCCTGCTCTATGGGAAGTATGTCAG TGTCGGGGCCTTCGTGAAGACCTGGCTGCCCTTCGTCCTCCTCCTGGGCATCATCCTAACTGTCAGCCTCGTCTTTAACCTTCGGTGA